In a single window of the Coprothermobacter proteolyticus DSM 5265 genome:
- a CDS encoding helix-hairpin-helix domain-containing protein produces MAAFFLVGAICFEMGYRFGVSSLLSSKDAQASVSPSVETSSAAANSTSTALEPELVSVYIVGAVDRPGVYTAKPTQRIGDVISMAGVKGDADLTRLNLASHVADEMMVYVPTKAEQQNVDGSQGIPSSTAQNSGGVVIGSSESAGSSKSSLININTADEKQLDALPGIGPTLAARIVEYRQANGPFKSIEEVKNVSGIGEKRFADIKDLITVR; encoded by the coding sequence TTGGCAGCCTTCTTTTTAGTTGGGGCAATTTGCTTCGAAATGGGATATCGCTTTGGTGTGTCTAGTTTGCTTAGTTCAAAAGATGCTCAGGCCAGTGTTTCACCATCTGTGGAGACCTCTTCAGCGGCTGCTAATAGCACTTCTACCGCGCTGGAACCTGAGCTGGTCAGTGTTTACATTGTTGGTGCTGTGGACCGACCAGGGGTTTACACTGCTAAGCCAACCCAACGTATAGGGGACGTTATAAGCATGGCGGGTGTAAAAGGTGATGCAGACCTTACAAGACTGAATTTAGCTAGTCATGTTGCTGATGAGATGATGGTTTATGTACCTACTAAGGCGGAGCAGCAGAATGTAGATGGGAGTCAAGGGATACCTTCAAGCACGGCACAAAATTCTGGGGGAGTAGTCATCGGCAGCAGCGAATCTGCGGGGAGTTCTAAAAGTTCCCTGATTAACATAAACACGGCTGATGAGAAACAATTGGATGCACTTCCTGGCATTGGGCCTACGTTGGCGGCTCGCATTGTTGAATACAGGCAAGCCAATGGGCCATTTAAGAGTATTGAAGAAGTGAAAAATGTTTCTGGAATCGGCGAAAAGCGGTTTGCTGACATAAAGGACTTAATTACGGTTCGTTAA
- a CDS encoding ComEC/Rec2 family competence protein, with translation MILTALAVVFALWFYPWGAVLFVPLFVFLKKKRWIAIVGVVVVLLAYTSIYRSVSMDGQVFKGTVVVDSDGKGYYRGLVPVCSSDVGVLSGTFQMNWHKYHCAVPVKVNTLETPLFRVRSAMENRLGSLQSGSLLNALVLGNPLPLRIQEQAIKTGILHVFAISGLQTTLLMGYVYRWSKNKIATMLLGLVLIIFYGFSASVLRSVLMYGVMLSIPKGRKLGLGGVAAAGLAASCLDPLFFTRTASLLSLLGAAAVVYWGDSKWSSVKISLTLLPASLLFFHSISLLGAFFTVLLVPVFTLLYALGILYVIMPLRLLSYLVDMVGMAILSLHELVELLPAWVLLNFGSREVLVILVGVVLTALLRRWWLPVLTCIALLLLPAQSRVIFLDVGQGSATLVQKGSYGLLIDTSDRAVVLRDVRWYGIRHLGLIISHDDKDHNGMQEQVMLSFHPKIMDPYKGDMISFGPIRAETVWPPPAMVGTDNELSKVIYLPEFNGLITGDVPAAYLPNGDYSFFTVPHHGAKLTELSLTSSVAVISVGKNAYGHPNKDTLKVLESKHMKVYRTDYCGDIIYEQGRVSCPSNR, from the coding sequence ATGATTCTTACCGCCCTTGCAGTGGTTTTTGCCCTGTGGTTTTATCCCTGGGGAGCAGTTCTGTTCGTCCCGTTATTTGTTTTCTTAAAGAAGAAACGCTGGATAGCCATTGTTGGTGTTGTGGTAGTACTGCTTGCATACACAAGCATTTATAGATCCGTAAGCATGGATGGACAGGTTTTCAAAGGCACTGTGGTGGTGGACTCTGATGGTAAAGGGTACTACAGGGGCTTAGTGCCCGTTTGTTCGAGCGATGTTGGTGTGCTTAGCGGTACGTTCCAAATGAATTGGCACAAATACCACTGCGCTGTTCCCGTGAAGGTGAATACTTTAGAGACGCCTTTGTTTCGTGTCAGATCAGCAATGGAAAACAGGTTGGGTAGTCTACAATCGGGTTCATTACTAAATGCACTAGTTTTGGGCAACCCGCTACCTTTGAGAATTCAAGAGCAAGCTATAAAGACAGGTATTTTGCATGTCTTTGCCATATCAGGCCTGCAGACAACTTTACTTATGGGTTACGTTTACAGGTGGAGCAAGAACAAGATTGCAACAATGTTGCTTGGCCTCGTTTTAATCATCTTTTACGGTTTTTCTGCCTCGGTGCTGCGTAGTGTACTCATGTACGGGGTAATGCTGTCCATACCAAAGGGCAGAAAACTTGGATTAGGTGGAGTTGCCGCCGCGGGTTTGGCAGCATCTTGCTTAGATCCGCTATTTTTCACCCGAACGGCATCTTTATTGTCTTTACTGGGTGCAGCTGCCGTGGTTTACTGGGGCGATTCCAAATGGTCAAGCGTGAAAATCAGCTTGACGTTACTACCGGCGAGCCTGCTTTTCTTTCATTCTATTTCTCTGCTAGGTGCTTTTTTTACTGTGCTACTTGTACCAGTGTTCACGTTGTTGTACGCACTTGGCATTTTGTATGTGATTATGCCACTAAGACTACTAAGTTACTTAGTTGACATGGTGGGCATGGCTATTCTGTCGCTACATGAACTGGTGGAACTGTTGCCTGCGTGGGTGTTGCTTAATTTTGGTTCTAGAGAGGTTCTTGTCATCCTTGTTGGTGTTGTCTTAACTGCATTGCTAAGACGTTGGTGGTTGCCGGTGCTCACATGCATAGCATTACTGCTACTCCCTGCTCAAAGCCGTGTCATTTTCCTGGACGTCGGCCAGGGTTCAGCTACCTTGGTACAAAAAGGTTCTTACGGGCTACTTATAGATACCTCGGACAGGGCTGTGGTTTTGCGTGATGTGAGGTGGTATGGCATTAGGCACCTGGGACTCATAATCAGCCATGACGATAAAGACCACAATGGAATGCAGGAACAAGTTATGCTTTCTTTTCACCCCAAGATTATGGACCCATACAAGGGTGATATGATCAGTTTCGGGCCCATAAGAGCTGAAACTGTATGGCCACCACCTGCAATGGTGGGCACTGATAACGAACTGAGTAAAGTGATTTACTTACCAGAGTTTAATGGGCTCATAACAGGGGATGTGCCGGCAGCTTATTTGCCTAATGGTGACTATAGTTTCTTTACTGTGCCTCATCATGGAGCTAAACTTACAGAGCTGAGTTTGACTTCTTCGGTGGCGGTAATTTCTGTGGGTAAGAATGCTTATGGCCACCCAAATAAGGACACACTGAAAGTGCTCGAAAGTAAACATATGAAGGTGTACCGAACAGACTACTGTGGTGACATAATCTATGAACAGGGCAGGGTTTCTTGCCCGTCCAACCGATAA
- a CDS encoding LCP family protein, whose protein sequence is MKMSVNVKKVLIAIGFLLIFLVSFVGGVFAQKVIMPQGEGVNLADLVSSAAERFSSITGSKGDQVWLIAGLDTVGEMKGAGSVGHNDTLILAFIRGSTINLLYIPRDSLVAIPDKGVTKVGHTFLYGGVRKLAETIKQNFGVAVDHYVVVNFSTVIEMVDLMGGLKVDVPQRYCYQGVGVPRYTCIDKGTHTLNGTEFLVYWRIRDYGRTHVSDLTRIQRQIDLLLGTDLKDQVISKLSPSFVSSAVDVWSKYVLSDVSLMEIASLANKWKDAHIEADVLSGDSFISRVFDLGVPVSVYQWDADWLKSWYIEKFGPMGQTLANGVNPPKLSVPRPTDSSSSKETSGNKNSTSGGKTSTASNSGSNSSGSTGGTATQSPTPSSTTTTTTTTSTTTQNSSQSNATTNVNDTATQSVPELPPEVENNTTVATGAVNGEIPGPVITPTTATPPEENYNDSWEGSGYDSKNNENETLTVTNAYTETPTEGGH, encoded by the coding sequence ATGAAAATGAGCGTGAATGTGAAAAAGGTTCTCATTGCAATCGGTTTCTTACTTATATTTTTGGTGTCTTTCGTAGGTGGTGTTTTTGCTCAGAAGGTGATCATGCCTCAAGGAGAAGGTGTTAATTTGGCCGATCTCGTTTCAAGCGCTGCTGAACGGTTTTCCAGCATAACTGGTTCAAAAGGAGACCAAGTATGGCTGATAGCTGGTTTGGATACGGTGGGAGAAATGAAGGGTGCAGGTTCTGTGGGGCACAACGACACGCTGATTTTGGCGTTTATCCGTGGGAGTACTATTAATCTGCTTTACATACCTAGAGACTCCTTGGTCGCCATACCAGACAAAGGTGTGACAAAGGTGGGGCATACCTTTCTCTATGGTGGTGTGAGGAAACTTGCTGAAACCATTAAGCAAAACTTTGGCGTGGCTGTAGATCATTACGTGGTAGTTAATTTCAGTACGGTGATTGAAATGGTTGACCTTATGGGAGGTCTTAAGGTGGATGTGCCTCAAAGGTATTGCTATCAAGGCGTAGGAGTACCTAGATACACATGCATTGACAAGGGTACTCATACACTTAATGGTACAGAATTCTTGGTTTATTGGCGAATCAGGGATTATGGGAGGACACATGTCTCAGATTTAACAAGGATACAAAGGCAGATCGATTTACTCTTGGGAACCGATTTGAAAGATCAAGTAATATCAAAGCTTTCTCCTAGTTTTGTATCAAGTGCAGTGGATGTGTGGAGCAAGTACGTGCTTTCTGATGTTAGCTTGATGGAGATAGCTAGTTTGGCAAACAAGTGGAAGGATGCCCACATCGAAGCTGATGTGCTAAGCGGAGATTCTTTTATTAGTCGTGTGTTTGACTTGGGTGTTCCTGTTTCAGTGTATCAGTGGGATGCGGATTGGCTTAAGAGCTGGTATATAGAGAAATTCGGTCCTATGGGGCAAACGTTAGCTAACGGAGTCAATCCGCCTAAGCTGAGTGTTCCACGGCCCACCGATTCCAGCTCAAGCAAGGAAACGTCTGGCAACAAAAATAGCACCAGCGGAGGCAAAACGTCCACAGCCAGTAATAGTGGAAGCAACAGTAGTGGCTCCACAGGTGGCACGGCCACGCAATCACCAACGCCATCGTCAACGACAACGACAACAACAACGACAAGTACGACTACTCAGAATTCTTCACAGAGCAATGCAACCACGAATGTGAATGATACAGCTACACAAAGTGTGCCAGAGTTACCACCTGAGGTGGAGAACAATACTACTGTGGCAACAGGGGCTGTGAATGGCGAAATTCCAGGCCCCGTGATTACGCCAACTACTGCAACCCCTCCGGAAGAAAACTATAACGATTCCTGGGAGGGAAGTGGTTATGATTCAAAGAATAATGAGAATGAAACATTGACAGTGACCAACGCATACACTGAAACACCAACTGAGGGTGGACACTAG
- the gyrB gene encoding DNA topoisomerase (ATP-hydrolyzing) subunit B — MEKSLKTKNYGAEQIKVLGDLEGVRKRPAMYIGSTDKNGLHHLIWEIVDNAIDEAMAGFCDHIKVVLYKDGSVLVEDNGRGIPVEIHPQEGRPTVEVVLTKLHAGGKFGGQAYKASGGLHGVGLSVVNALSEWLEITVKRDGTVYWQRYEFGKPVTEVKEIGQYDDTESSATIVQFKPDKSIFADTRFDYEVIRQRLRELAFLNSEVTIELQREGSEPEFFHFESGLAGLLEEVANSSEKIIDVLRFSGAQQDVQVEVAFTYVDDFDENIVSFVNSVRTVDGGTHVQGLRSAISKTLAEVGRRKGLLKDNNVSSDDFRQGLRAVVAVRVPEPEFEGQTKGKLGSKYVRNIVEDVVSKAFESYLETQNDVTKTLIQRALASAEMRETFKRTREMMKNRLRVESTVLPGKLSDCSSRDVEKRELLIVEGESAGGSAKQGRDRTIQAVLPLRGKILNVEKASWKRVLDNEEIQALIAAIGTGVGEHFNFAKLRYGKIIIMTDADVDGAHIRTLLLTFFFRMMRPLVEEGHIYIAQPPLYKIERKKSKDIIYLYSDEDLQAFLREHEGENFEIQRYKGLGEMNAEQLWETTLNPETRNLYMVTVEDAEKADELFSVLMGEKVQPRKEFIFANANLVKNLDV, encoded by the coding sequence ATGGAAAAAAGCTTGAAAACGAAAAACTACGGTGCTGAACAGATCAAAGTTTTAGGCGATCTTGAGGGCGTTAGAAAACGCCCTGCCATGTACATAGGAAGTACGGACAAGAATGGTTTGCACCATCTCATTTGGGAGATTGTAGACAATGCCATCGACGAAGCCATGGCGGGCTTCTGCGATCACATAAAAGTTGTGCTTTACAAAGATGGTTCAGTGTTAGTTGAAGACAACGGCCGTGGTATACCGGTGGAGATTCATCCTCAGGAAGGCCGTCCTACCGTAGAAGTGGTGTTAACAAAGTTGCACGCTGGTGGTAAGTTCGGTGGTCAGGCTTACAAAGCTAGCGGCGGTTTGCATGGCGTGGGTTTGTCCGTGGTAAATGCTCTTAGTGAATGGCTTGAAATAACTGTAAAAAGAGATGGAACGGTATATTGGCAACGTTACGAGTTCGGTAAACCTGTAACAGAGGTTAAAGAAATTGGTCAGTACGATGATACTGAAAGCTCAGCCACCATAGTTCAGTTCAAGCCTGACAAATCCATCTTTGCTGATACGCGTTTTGACTACGAAGTTATAAGGCAGCGTTTAAGAGAGCTTGCTTTCCTAAACAGTGAGGTTACCATTGAGCTGCAAAGGGAAGGCAGTGAGCCAGAATTCTTCCACTTTGAATCAGGCTTGGCTGGCTTACTCGAAGAGGTTGCTAACAGTTCAGAAAAAATCATTGATGTGCTTCGTTTTTCAGGCGCACAGCAAGATGTCCAAGTTGAGGTTGCTTTTACTTACGTGGACGATTTTGATGAGAACATTGTGTCTTTTGTGAACTCCGTTAGAACGGTAGATGGAGGAACTCACGTTCAGGGCTTAAGATCGGCAATATCTAAAACGCTGGCTGAAGTGGGTAGGAGAAAAGGGTTGCTCAAGGATAACAATGTCTCCAGTGACGACTTTCGTCAGGGATTAAGAGCAGTGGTGGCAGTTAGGGTACCAGAGCCTGAGTTTGAAGGTCAAACCAAAGGTAAACTGGGCTCCAAATATGTAAGGAACATTGTAGAGGATGTAGTATCCAAGGCTTTTGAAAGTTATTTGGAGACGCAAAACGATGTTACAAAGACCTTGATTCAGAGGGCCTTAGCTTCTGCTGAAATGCGCGAAACCTTCAAACGCACTCGAGAAATGATGAAGAACAGACTCAGAGTGGAATCTACGGTACTGCCAGGAAAGCTGTCAGATTGTTCCAGTCGTGATGTGGAAAAACGTGAACTTCTCATCGTAGAGGGAGAAAGCGCTGGTGGATCAGCGAAGCAAGGCCGTGATAGGACTATTCAAGCAGTACTACCGCTCAGAGGAAAAATACTGAACGTTGAGAAAGCTAGCTGGAAGCGTGTTTTGGATAATGAAGAGATTCAGGCGCTTATAGCTGCTATTGGCACTGGCGTGGGTGAGCATTTTAACTTTGCAAAACTACGTTACGGAAAAATTATTATCATGACTGATGCTGACGTGGACGGTGCTCACATTAGAACGTTGCTTCTCACGTTCTTCTTTAGAATGATGCGTCCTTTGGTGGAAGAGGGACACATCTACATTGCTCAGCCGCCTCTGTACAAGATTGAAAGGAAGAAGAGCAAGGACATTATCTACCTGTATTCTGATGAAGACTTGCAGGCTTTCTTAAGAGAGCATGAGGGCGAGAATTTTGAGATACAGCGTTACAAGGGGTTAGGTGAAATGAACGCTGAGCAGTTGTGGGAAACCACTCTTAACCCCGAAACGCGTAATTTGTACATGGTGACTGTGGAAGACGCTGAAAAAGCAGACGAGCTGTTTTCGGTGCTAATGGGAGAAAAGGTTCAACCCAGAAAAGAGTTCATATTTGCTAATGCGAACTTAGTTAAGAACTTGGATGTGTGA
- a CDS encoding DNA gyrase/topoisomerase IV subunit A gives MAGIHEREITEELKQSYIDYAMSVIVGRALPDVRDGLKPVQRRIIYSMSETGSTYNNPYKKSARIVGDVLGKYHPHGDASVYDALVRMAQDFVMRYPLVDGHGNFGSMDGDPPAAMRYTEVRLTRLSEYLVQDLDKDTVNWVPNFDGSLKEPEVLPAVFPQLLVNGSSGIAVGVSTYIPPHNLGEIIDATLHFLHNPEATSRQLMRFVKGPDFPTGGQIINPQDLVKVYEEGKGVIRVRGRAKLEEGHGQKRRLVIYEIPYMVNKAELVSQIAQLIRDRKLSGVDEVRDESNRQGVRVVLELKKGASFHHILNQLYEQTALENSFAINMVALKDGAPVQLTLRDYIASFVDFRKETILRRTRYLLDKASKRREVVEGILKALDNIDLVIEIIRNAETTDQAKRRLMSQIGLTEVQAEAVLEIKLRSLVHMEKEKVEQELESLLKAIAEYTEILNSETKLLEVIAEELKHVKKLFADQRRTLIGFSDQQTETVQAAEETFFIELLEYGIIRRSKTQTNLVDFIEVQGSDPVMFLTNFGKIFCISAYEIPESQRGVALNALFPMGNDEKVLLLGTQNQELIAISEKGKGKRFRLDVEKIPSRGGYYFLLDPGDMVSVIVPVTSKELVVISAQGKALRLDVESIPERGLRTGGVKVMRTYEGDRVVGATCLKQKYIVTMTENAYAKRTDIDEIPKRNRGAAGVFIHKANETTGPVIGVSCNENMLYRSGREWLPLSMSDIPVCSKASMGKKVLRTLINRLV, from the coding sequence ATGGCAGGTATTCATGAAAGGGAAATTACTGAAGAACTAAAACAGTCTTATATTGATTACGCCATGAGCGTCATCGTAGGAAGAGCTCTTCCTGACGTTCGTGATGGCTTGAAGCCGGTGCAAAGGCGAATCATTTACTCCATGTCGGAGACGGGAAGTACTTACAATAATCCATACAAAAAATCTGCTCGTATTGTGGGTGACGTGCTTGGTAAGTACCATCCACATGGTGACGCTTCTGTTTACGACGCACTGGTGCGTATGGCACAGGACTTTGTTATGCGTTATCCACTGGTGGACGGTCATGGAAACTTTGGATCCATGGACGGAGACCCGCCAGCAGCTATGCGTTACACTGAGGTGAGGTTAACACGACTTTCAGAGTATCTTGTGCAGGATTTAGATAAGGACACGGTAAACTGGGTTCCAAACTTCGATGGCAGTTTAAAGGAGCCCGAAGTTCTTCCCGCTGTGTTTCCTCAGCTCTTGGTTAATGGTTCCAGTGGTATTGCCGTAGGCGTATCGACGTACATCCCACCTCACAACTTGGGTGAAATCATCGATGCCACGTTGCACTTCCTTCACAATCCGGAAGCAACATCTAGGCAACTTATGAGGTTTGTTAAAGGTCCGGATTTTCCAACTGGCGGTCAGATTATTAACCCTCAAGATCTTGTAAAGGTGTATGAAGAAGGGAAGGGCGTAATTCGCGTACGTGGCCGAGCTAAGTTGGAAGAGGGACACGGGCAAAAACGCAGATTAGTTATTTATGAAATACCTTACATGGTCAACAAAGCAGAGCTGGTGTCTCAAATTGCCCAGCTCATTCGAGATAGAAAATTATCTGGTGTTGACGAGGTCAGAGACGAAAGTAACAGGCAGGGCGTCAGAGTGGTATTGGAGCTCAAGAAAGGCGCCAGTTTCCACCACATTCTGAACCAACTGTATGAACAGACCGCTTTGGAAAACAGCTTTGCGATTAACATGGTTGCACTAAAAGACGGGGCTCCTGTTCAACTAACCTTGCGTGATTACATCGCCTCATTCGTGGATTTTAGGAAAGAAACCATTTTAAGAAGAACACGTTATTTGCTGGATAAAGCTTCGAAGCGCCGCGAAGTTGTAGAGGGTATTCTTAAGGCGCTGGATAACATTGATTTGGTTATTGAAATTATCCGGAATGCAGAAACTACAGATCAGGCAAAGAGACGCCTCATGTCACAGATAGGCCTAACAGAGGTGCAAGCAGAGGCTGTGTTGGAGATAAAGCTTAGATCGTTGGTACACATGGAGAAGGAAAAAGTTGAACAAGAGCTGGAATCTCTTCTGAAAGCCATTGCTGAATACACTGAGATACTAAACAGTGAAACCAAGCTACTGGAAGTCATCGCTGAGGAGCTTAAACATGTGAAAAAACTGTTTGCTGATCAAAGAAGAACGCTAATTGGATTCTCGGATCAGCAAACAGAGACGGTACAAGCTGCCGAGGAAACATTCTTCATTGAACTGTTGGAGTACGGCATTATCAGAAGGTCAAAAACGCAGACAAACTTGGTGGACTTTATTGAGGTGCAGGGAAGTGACCCCGTTATGTTCCTGACGAACTTTGGAAAGATATTCTGCATATCTGCTTACGAAATTCCTGAAAGTCAACGTGGTGTGGCTTTGAACGCTCTATTTCCTATGGGGAATGATGAAAAAGTGCTGCTATTAGGGACTCAAAACCAGGAGCTTATTGCCATCAGTGAAAAAGGAAAAGGAAAACGTTTCAGATTGGACGTGGAAAAGATCCCATCTCGAGGTGGCTATTACTTCCTGCTTGACCCAGGTGACATGGTATCAGTCATAGTTCCTGTAACTAGCAAAGAACTTGTTGTTATTAGTGCTCAGGGCAAGGCATTGCGTTTGGATGTGGAGAGTATTCCAGAACGTGGGCTTCGTACAGGCGGAGTTAAGGTTATGAGAACTTACGAAGGGGACCGAGTAGTGGGGGCGACATGCTTAAAACAGAAATACATCGTTACTATGACAGAAAACGCATATGCTAAGCGAACGGACATAGATGAAATACCCAAGAGAAATAGAGGCGCTGCAGGTGTTTTCATACATAAAGCTAATGAAACTACTGGCCCAGTAATAGGGGTTTCTTGTAACGAGAATATGCTTTACCGCTCAGGCAGAGAATGGCTTCCCTTAAGCATGAGTGACATACCGGTTTGTTCCAAGGCTTCCATGGGGAAGAAGGTTCTAAGAACCTTAATCAATCGGTTGGTTTGA
- a CDS encoding archease has product MSYRFLDHTADLGVEVSGESTEELFQSCLDALREWSFHEVGSSEVKHNVELSADTETELWFKFLNEVVFYMDKNEAPLTLSLREYHLGCNCYLRAELTMAEQSKRKQAVKAFTLHNFGFTAQMIFDV; this is encoded by the coding sequence ATGTCGTACAGGTTTTTGGATCATACTGCAGATTTGGGCGTTGAGGTAAGTGGAGAATCTACTGAGGAGCTCTTTCAATCCTGTTTGGATGCTTTGAGAGAGTGGAGTTTCCATGAAGTTGGTTCTTCTGAAGTTAAACATAATGTAGAACTTTCTGCAGACACGGAAACGGAGCTTTGGTTCAAGTTTTTGAACGAAGTGGTGTTCTACATGGATAAGAACGAAGCTCCATTGACGTTAAGCTTAAGGGAGTACCATTTGGGTTGCAATTGCTATTTAAGAGCAGAGTTAACGATGGCTGAGCAAAGTAAGAGAAAGCAGGCTGTGAAGGCTTTTACATTGCACAATTTTGGGTTTACGGCACAAATGATTTTTGACGTGTGA
- a CDS encoding RtcB family protein has protein sequence MWKQVDKFVYEIPLGAKEGMRVPGRVFASETIFKQAEADKALEQVVNVATLPGILRYSLAMPDIHWGYGFPIGGVAAFDVDHGVITPGGIGFDINCGVRLLVTPLTEEQVRPKLGALLDVLYKEVPSGVGSEGFIKLSVRELDKVLEMGAKWAVEQGYGTFEDLERLESQGQLKGADASKVSKRAKERGLEQLGTLGSGNHFLEVQKVDEIFDEAVAKQMGLSLGQVTIMLHTGSRGLGHQVATDYIDVMLKASKKYGIKLVDKQLAAAPFKSEEGQDYWAAMQCAANFAWANRQVITDYIRKAFAKVFGNEIKDKITVIYDVAHNIAKLEKHMVDGMEREVVVHRKGATRSFPAHHPELPSIYENTGQPVIIPGSMGSSSFLLVGLPGSMEQSWGSTCHGAGRVMSRKEAIRKGNYGTLMDSLGEKGILVRSAERETLLEEAPEAYKDVDEVVHVVEELGLNRKVARMRPMGVVKG, from the coding sequence ATGTGGAAGCAAGTAGATAAGTTCGTGTACGAGATTCCTTTGGGGGCAAAGGAAGGTATGCGAGTACCGGGGCGTGTTTTTGCTTCCGAAACCATATTCAAACAAGCCGAGGCAGATAAGGCGTTGGAGCAGGTAGTGAACGTAGCCACTCTGCCTGGTATACTTAGATACTCTCTTGCCATGCCTGATATTCACTGGGGTTATGGTTTCCCCATTGGAGGTGTGGCGGCTTTTGATGTAGATCATGGTGTGATTACTCCTGGAGGTATTGGTTTTGACATAAACTGCGGTGTCAGACTGCTAGTTACACCACTAACAGAGGAGCAAGTTCGACCTAAACTGGGCGCGCTCCTGGATGTTCTGTACAAAGAAGTCCCCAGTGGGGTAGGGTCTGAAGGCTTCATAAAACTTTCGGTAAGAGAACTGGATAAGGTCTTGGAAATGGGTGCAAAATGGGCAGTAGAACAGGGATATGGAACGTTTGAGGATTTGGAGAGGCTCGAGTCGCAAGGGCAGTTAAAGGGCGCCGATGCGAGCAAGGTGTCCAAGAGAGCTAAAGAACGTGGTCTGGAACAGTTGGGAACATTGGGTTCAGGAAATCACTTCTTGGAAGTTCAGAAGGTAGATGAGATCTTCGATGAAGCTGTTGCTAAGCAAATGGGGCTTTCTTTGGGCCAGGTGACCATAATGCTTCACACGGGTTCTCGAGGATTAGGACACCAAGTAGCCACAGATTACATCGATGTCATGCTCAAAGCTTCAAAGAAGTACGGCATTAAACTTGTTGATAAGCAGCTGGCTGCGGCTCCCTTTAAGAGTGAAGAAGGTCAGGATTACTGGGCAGCGATGCAGTGCGCAGCGAATTTTGCTTGGGCTAACCGCCAAGTGATTACTGACTACATAAGAAAAGCCTTTGCTAAGGTATTTGGCAACGAAATAAAAGACAAGATTACTGTCATTTACGATGTGGCTCATAACATTGCAAAGTTGGAAAAACACATGGTTGATGGCATGGAAAGAGAAGTAGTAGTTCACAGAAAGGGAGCAACTCGGTCGTTCCCTGCGCATCACCCGGAGTTGCCTTCCATTTATGAAAACACTGGTCAACCTGTGATTATCCCTGGTAGTATGGGTTCAAGCTCCTTCTTGCTCGTTGGACTGCCAGGCAGCATGGAACAATCATGGGGTTCCACGTGCCATGGAGCGGGCAGAGTTATGAGTAGGAAAGAAGCCATAAGGAAAGGCAATTATGGAACGCTTATGGACAGTTTGGGTGAAAAAGGCATATTGGTAAGGAGCGCAGAACGGGAAACACTCTTAGAAGAAGCTCCTGAAGCCTATAAAGACGTAGATGAAGTGGTGCATGTGGTAGAAGAATTGGGCTTAAACAGGAAAGTAGCAAGGATGAGACCTATGGGGGTTGTTAAAGGTTGA
- the tsaE gene encoding tRNA (adenosine(37)-N6)-threonylcarbamoyltransferase complex ATPase subunit type 1 TsaE has protein sequence MIKACTPEETVEAGSTFANNLKKGDLVLLFGVLGAGKTTFIRGVARLLAPGAKVSSPSFNLLKIYNMPDGGHLYHLDFYRVSSTKELWDIRIEEFLEDGLVVVEWPGRFPDLLSLPHWKVIFKVLEDDCRCITFTKCS, from the coding sequence TTGATCAAAGCTTGTACACCTGAGGAAACAGTTGAAGCTGGAAGTACGTTTGCTAATAATCTGAAGAAGGGTGATCTGGTGCTTCTTTTTGGCGTACTGGGAGCAGGCAAAACAACGTTTATTCGTGGTGTGGCTCGCCTTCTTGCTCCGGGTGCAAAGGTTTCCTCGCCGTCTTTTAACTTGCTCAAGATTTACAACATGCCCGATGGCGGACACTTGTATCACTTGGACTTTTACAGGGTATCTAGCACTAAAGAACTGTGGGACATACGTATAGAAGAGTTCTTGGAAGATGGTCTTGTGGTGGTGGAATGGCCTGGCCGTTTTCCCGATTTACTGTCCCTGCCACATTGGAAGGTGATCTTCAAGGTTTTGGAGGATGACTGCAGGTGCATAACATTCACAAAGTGCTCGTAA